Proteins encoded together in one Agromyces sp. 3263 window:
- the gatB gene encoding Asp-tRNA(Asn)/Glu-tRNA(Gln) amidotransferase subunit GatB — translation MARAELMDYDRALELFEPVIGLEVHVELNTETKMFSPAPNPANSKYHGAEPNTLITPVCLGLPGSLPVVNGDAVRSSISLGLALGCSIAASSRFARKNYFYPDLAKNYQISQYDEPIAYEGSVEVELPNGRVFQVPIERAHMEEDAGKLTHVGGSTGRIQGAEYSLVDYNRAGVPLVEIVTKPIFGAEADAPELAKAYVSTIRDIAISLGISEARMERGNLRCDANVSLRPRGAEKLGTRTETKNVNSFRSIERAVRYEIQRQAAILAKGGTITQETRHWHEDTGTTSPGRPKSDADDYRYFPEPDLLPVEPSQELIEQLRAELPEPPAAHRRRLKAEWGFTDLEFQDVLNGGLLVEVAETVAAGASPGAARKWWTGELTRVANAKGTDAASLATPQQVAELAALVEAGTLTDRLARQVLEGVAAGEGSPQQIVDARGLAVVSDDGALVAAIDEALASQPDVLAKIRDGKVQAAGAVIGAVMKAMHGKADAARVRELVLERAGDGA, via the coding sequence ATGGCCCGCGCAGAACTGATGGACTACGACCGGGCCCTCGAGCTCTTCGAGCCGGTGATCGGCCTCGAGGTGCACGTCGAGCTGAACACCGAGACGAAGATGTTCTCGCCGGCGCCCAACCCGGCGAACTCGAAGTACCATGGCGCCGAGCCGAACACGCTGATCACGCCCGTGTGCCTGGGCCTGCCCGGGTCACTCCCCGTGGTGAACGGCGATGCGGTGCGCTCGTCGATCTCGCTCGGGCTCGCGCTCGGCTGCTCGATCGCCGCGTCGAGCCGCTTCGCGCGCAAGAACTACTTCTACCCCGACCTGGCGAAGAACTACCAGATCTCGCAGTACGACGAGCCCATCGCCTACGAGGGCTCGGTCGAGGTCGAGCTGCCGAACGGACGGGTCTTCCAGGTGCCGATCGAACGTGCGCACATGGAGGAGGACGCCGGCAAGCTCACGCACGTGGGCGGCTCGACGGGTCGCATCCAGGGCGCCGAGTACTCGCTCGTCGACTACAACCGCGCGGGCGTGCCGCTCGTCGAGATCGTCACCAAGCCGATCTTCGGCGCCGAGGCCGACGCCCCCGAGCTGGCGAAGGCGTACGTCTCGACGATTCGCGACATCGCGATCTCGCTCGGCATCTCCGAGGCCCGCATGGAGCGCGGCAACCTGCGCTGCGATGCGAACGTGTCGCTCCGGCCGCGTGGCGCGGAAAAGCTCGGCACGCGCACCGAGACGAAGAACGTGAACTCGTTCCGGTCGATCGAGCGTGCCGTGCGGTACGAGATCCAGCGCCAGGCGGCGATCCTCGCCAAGGGCGGCACGATCACGCAGGAGACCCGGCACTGGCACGAGGACACCGGCACGACGAGCCCCGGACGACCGAAGTCCGACGCCGACGACTACCGCTACTTCCCCGAGCCCGACCTGCTGCCCGTTGAGCCGTCGCAGGAGCTCATCGAGCAGTTGCGCGCCGAGCTGCCCGAGCCGCCGGCGGCGCACCGTCGCCGGCTGAAGGCGGAGTGGGGCTTCACCGACCTCGAGTTCCAGGACGTGCTGAACGGCGGCCTGCTCGTCGAGGTCGCCGAGACGGTGGCGGCCGGTGCCTCACCGGGGGCGGCCCGCAAGTGGTGGACCGGTGAGCTCACCCGCGTCGCGAACGCGAAGGGCACGGATGCCGCGTCGTTGGCCACGCCCCAGCAGGTCGCCGAGCTGGCGGCGCTCGTCGAGGCCGGCACGCTCACCGACCGGCTCGCCCGCCAGGTGCTCGAGGGCGTCGCCGCGGGCGAGGGGTCGCCGCAGCAGATCGTCGACGCCCGCGGGCTCGCGGTGGTCTCCGACGACGGCGCCCTCGTGGCCGCGATCGATGAGGCGCTCGCGTCGCAGCCCGACGTGCTCGCGAAGATCCGCGACGGCAAGGTGCAGGCGGCCGGCGCGGTCATCGGCGCGGTCATGAAGGCGATGCACGGCAAGGCGGATGCCGCGCGCGTGCGCGAGCTCGTGCTCGAGCGGGCGGGTGACGGCGCCTAG
- a CDS encoding DNA polymerase IV yields MSKQDGSSRQVTSGPVDDSATPILHVDMDAFFVSVELLSRPELRGKPVLVGGTAGRGVVSAASYEARRYGVNSAMPMSIALQRCPNAIVLRGDYASYARYSKQVMAIFEQLTPLVEPLSIDEAFLDVSGARRLHGSPAEIAWTIRHRVHAETGLTCSIGVAATKYVAKVASSRAKPDGMLVVPAAQTIEFLHPLPVSALWGVGRVTEESLTRLGLRTVGDVAAMPHDALERSVGPALAAQLSRLANGVDPRDVHTTRVEKSIGHENTFGHDLVDPVEIRRELLRLSSNVAVRLRKAGLVGRTVTLKLRYGDFRTVTRSRTLAEPTDVARRIYDEASDALGELIGDGARVRLIGVRAEHLGPSGSGAMLWDPDEEWRDAERTIDEVTAKFGTGAVRPATLVRPAAERRGGRARPGPDDDEAAAAAAGWGW; encoded by the coding sequence ATGAGCAAGCAGGACGGCTCGTCGAGGCAGGTCACCAGCGGCCCCGTCGACGATTCGGCGACCCCGATCCTGCACGTCGACATGGACGCCTTCTTCGTCTCCGTCGAGCTCCTCTCCAGGCCCGAGCTCCGCGGCAAGCCGGTGCTCGTCGGGGGCACGGCGGGCCGCGGGGTCGTCTCGGCTGCGAGCTACGAGGCGCGCCGCTACGGCGTCAATTCGGCGATGCCGATGTCCATCGCCCTGCAGCGCTGCCCCAACGCGATCGTGCTGCGGGGTGACTACGCGAGCTATGCGAGGTACTCGAAGCAGGTCATGGCGATCTTCGAGCAGCTCACGCCGCTCGTGGAACCCCTCTCGATCGACGAGGCATTCCTCGACGTGTCGGGCGCCCGGCGCCTGCACGGCAGTCCGGCCGAGATCGCGTGGACCATCCGCCACCGCGTGCACGCAGAGACCGGCCTCACCTGCTCGATCGGGGTGGCCGCCACGAAGTACGTCGCCAAGGTGGCCTCCAGCCGTGCGAAGCCCGACGGGATGCTGGTCGTGCCGGCCGCGCAGACCATCGAGTTCCTGCACCCGCTTCCGGTGTCGGCGCTGTGGGGGGTCGGCCGGGTCACTGAGGAATCACTGACCCGCCTGGGGCTGCGAACCGTCGGCGATGTCGCGGCCATGCCCCACGACGCGCTCGAGCGCTCCGTGGGGCCGGCGCTCGCGGCACAGCTCAGCAGGCTGGCGAACGGCGTCGACCCCCGTGACGTGCACACCACTCGCGTCGAGAAGAGCATCGGGCACGAGAACACGTTCGGGCACGACCTCGTCGACCCCGTCGAGATCCGCCGGGAGCTCCTGCGGCTCTCGAGCAATGTGGCCGTGCGACTGCGCAAGGCCGGGCTCGTCGGCCGCACCGTGACGCTCAAGCTGCGCTACGGCGACTTCCGCACGGTCACGCGTTCGCGCACGCTCGCGGAGCCCACCGACGTTGCGCGCCGCATCTACGACGAGGCGTCCGACGCCCTCGGTGAGCTCATCGGCGATGGCGCCCGCGTGCGCCTCATCGGGGTGCGCGCAGAGCACCTCGGCCCGTCGGGAAGCGGCGCGATGCTGTGGGACCCCGACGAGGAGTGGCGCGACGCCGAACGCACGATCGACGAGGTCACCGCCAAGTTCGGAACGGGCGCGGTGCGTCCGGCCACACTCGTACGCCCGGCCGCGGAACGTCGCGGCGGACGCGCTCGGCCCGGCCCCGACGACGACGAAGCCGCTGCTGCGGCCGCCGGGTGGGGCTGGTAG
- a CDS encoding ECF transporter S component, translated as MHATVTSTSSAVRPGARRLRWRVVDIVVASVIGVAVGVVFWAWGVVWGPISAPVEALLPGLQAAPAAVWLVAGVLGALVIRKPGAAVYTELVAAIVSALIGSQWGGLLTIEAGLVQGLGAELVFAIFLYRNWRLPVVLLAGAGAGLAMAINDLVLWYAGAAPTFAIVYAISAVVGGALIAGGLSWLAVRGLARAGALDRFAAGRELRAV; from the coding sequence GTGCACGCAACCGTCACTTCCACCTCTTCCGCCGTGCGCCCCGGTGCGCGACGACTCCGCTGGCGGGTCGTCGACATCGTGGTGGCGAGCGTCATCGGCGTCGCCGTCGGCGTGGTCTTCTGGGCCTGGGGCGTGGTCTGGGGTCCCATCTCCGCACCCGTCGAGGCATTGCTTCCCGGCCTGCAGGCCGCACCGGCGGCGGTCTGGCTCGTCGCCGGCGTGCTCGGCGCGCTCGTGATCCGCAAGCCCGGCGCGGCCGTCTACACCGAGCTCGTCGCCGCGATCGTCTCAGCGCTCATCGGCAGCCAGTGGGGCGGCCTGCTCACGATCGAGGCCGGCCTCGTGCAGGGATTGGGGGCCGAGCTCGTCTTCGCGATCTTCCTCTACCGCAACTGGCGGCTGCCGGTCGTGCTGCTCGCCGGTGCAGGGGCCGGTCTGGCGATGGCGATCAACGACCTGGTGCTCTGGTACGCCGGAGCGGCGCCGACCTTCGCGATCGTCTACGCGATCTCGGCCGTGGTCGGCGGCGCGCTCATCGCCGGCGGCCTGTCGTGGCTCGCGGTCCGCGGGCTGGCGCGGGCGGGCGCGCTCGACCGGTTCGCCGCGGGACGCGAGCTCCGGGCGGTCTGA
- a CDS encoding ATP-binding cassette domain-containing protein, with amino-acid sequence MATLDASTHPAAVTARGWGWRHGGRRDAAVHALDLEIEPGERVLLLGASGSGKSTLLHGMAGVLGGDDEGESVGELLIDRVPASAARGRAGLVLQDPDAQVVMARLGDDVAFGLENLGVPRGEIWPRVGAALEAVGLDLPFDHATTDLSGGQRQRLALAGVLAMRPGLILLDEPTANLDPAGVREVRDAVGRIADDTGATLVVIEHRVSVWLPLVDRIVVLGPDGGLLADGPPSDVLSARAADLRAAGVWLPDEVPWHAPRPEASSRHPLLTAVGLDVARVARQPVLRGVDVQVDAGRILAVTGPNGVGKSTLALTLAGLLRPDAGVLRPDAALANGVSGEPWRWRSRDLLARIGTVFQSPEHQFITGSVRAELEVGPRALRRPESERRSRTDELLTALRLEGLAEANPFTLSGGEKRRLSVATAIASRPRMLVLDEPTFGQDAGTWRELARLIVGLRDQGVGVVAVTHDEPFVDAIADDRLELGRDMAGTTVAPSPPSRREPGR; translated from the coding sequence ATGGCGACGCTCGACGCGTCGACGCATCCGGCGGCCGTGACCGCCCGGGGCTGGGGCTGGCGCCACGGCGGACGACGCGATGCGGCCGTGCACGCCCTCGACCTCGAGATCGAGCCGGGGGAGCGGGTCCTGCTGCTCGGCGCCTCCGGTTCGGGCAAGTCGACCCTCCTGCACGGCATGGCGGGTGTGCTCGGCGGAGACGATGAGGGCGAGTCGGTCGGCGAGCTCCTCATCGACCGAGTTCCCGCCTCCGCCGCCAGGGGGCGCGCCGGTCTCGTGCTGCAGGATCCCGACGCGCAGGTGGTGATGGCGCGGCTCGGCGATGACGTGGCCTTCGGACTCGAGAACCTGGGCGTGCCACGAGGCGAGATCTGGCCACGAGTCGGTGCCGCACTCGAGGCGGTCGGCCTCGACCTGCCCTTCGACCATGCGACGACCGATCTCTCGGGTGGGCAACGCCAGCGATTGGCACTCGCCGGCGTGCTCGCGATGCGCCCGGGCCTCATCCTGCTCGACGAACCAACGGCGAACCTCGATCCGGCGGGCGTGCGTGAGGTGCGCGACGCCGTCGGGCGGATCGCCGACGACACCGGTGCGACGTTGGTCGTCATCGAGCACCGCGTCTCCGTCTGGCTGCCGCTGGTCGATCGCATCGTCGTCCTCGGCCCCGACGGAGGGCTGCTCGCCGACGGCCCTCCCTCCGATGTGCTGTCCGCCCGGGCCGCCGACCTCCGCGCCGCCGGCGTGTGGCTGCCCGACGAGGTGCCGTGGCATGCGCCCCGGCCCGAGGCCTCGTCACGGCATCCGCTGCTCACCGCCGTCGGGCTCGACGTCGCCCGCGTCGCCCGGCAGCCCGTGCTGCGCGGCGTCGACGTCCAGGTCGACGCGGGCCGCATCCTCGCCGTCACCGGTCCCAACGGCGTGGGCAAGTCGACGTTGGCCCTCACGCTCGCGGGGCTCCTCAGACCCGATGCCGGTGTGCTGCGGCCCGATGCCGCGCTGGCGAACGGGGTATCCGGCGAGCCATGGCGCTGGCGCTCGCGCGACCTGCTGGCTCGCATCGGCACGGTCTTCCAGAGCCCCGAGCACCAGTTCATCACCGGCTCCGTGCGCGCCGAGCTCGAGGTCGGGCCTCGGGCACTGCGTCGCCCCGAGTCCGAACGGCGGTCGCGGACCGACGAACTCCTCACCGCACTGCGCCTCGAGGGGCTGGCCGAGGCCAACCCGTTCACGCTCTCCGGGGGCGAGAAGCGGCGCCTCTCGGTGGCGACGGCCATCGCCAGCCGACCGCGCATGCTCGTGCTCGACGAGCCCACGTTCGGTCAGGACGCGGGGACGTGGCGCGAACTCGCCCGGCTCATCGTCGGGCTTCGCGACCAGGGGGTGGGCGTCGTGGCCGTGACGCACGATGAGCCGTTCGTCGACGCCATCGCCGACGACCGCCTCGAACTCGGGCGCGACATGGCTGGCACCACCGTGGCGCCGTCGCCGCCGTCACGACGGGAGCCGGGCCGATGA
- the gatC gene encoding Asp-tRNA(Asn)/Glu-tRNA(Gln) amidotransferase subunit GatC, protein MSEINAEQVAHLANLARIALTEEEIEHLTAELGQIMQAVEKVSEVATPDVPPTSHPIPMHNVFRDDVVGDNVLTVDQALAGAPESDGSRFVVSAILGEEQ, encoded by the coding sequence ATGTCCGAAATCAATGCGGAGCAGGTCGCGCATCTCGCGAACCTCGCCCGCATCGCGCTCACCGAGGAAGAGATCGAGCACCTCACGGCGGAGCTCGGCCAGATCATGCAGGCGGTCGAGAAGGTGAGCGAGGTGGCCACGCCCGACGTGCCGCCGACGAGCCACCCGATCCCGATGCACAACGTCTTCCGCGACGACGTGGTGGGCGACAACGTGCTCACGGTCGACCAGGCGCTCGCGGGCGCCCCCGAGTCCGACGGCTCGCGCTTCGTGGTGTCGGCGATCCTGGGGGAGGAGCAGTGA
- the gatA gene encoding Asp-tRNA(Asn)/Glu-tRNA(Gln) amidotransferase subunit GatA has translation MSDLIRLSAADLGQRLAAGEVSSVEATQAHLDRITAVDGAVHAFLHVDTERALATAAEVDRRRAAGEELGPLAGVPIAIKDVLVTEGMPSTAGSRILEGWIPPYDATPVRLVREAGLVPLGKTNMDEFAMGSSTEHSAYGPTHNPWDLERIPGGSGGGSAASVASFEAPLALGSDTGGSIRQPAHVTGTVGVKPTYGAVSRYGSIALASSLDQIGPVTRTVLDAALLHDVIAGHDPHDSTSIPDAWPSMADAVRRADVAGLRIGVVKELDSDGFQAGVRQRFHESLELLERNGAEIVEVSAPHFEYAIAAYYLILPAEASSNLAKFDSVRFGLRVTPDGGGTVEQVMAATREAGFGPEVKRRIILGTYALSAGYYDAYYGSAQKVRTLVQRDFDAAFANVDVLATPTAPTTAFKLGEKLDDPLAMYLNDVATIPANLAGVPGISVPAGLAPEDGLPVGIQFLAPAREDARLYNVGGALERLLLAEWGRPILDGLPDLSTHELLATEEGAV, from the coding sequence GTGAGCGACCTGATCCGCCTGTCCGCCGCCGACCTCGGCCAACGCCTGGCCGCCGGCGAGGTCTCGTCGGTCGAGGCCACCCAGGCCCACCTCGATCGCATCACCGCGGTCGACGGCGCCGTGCACGCGTTCCTCCACGTGGACACCGAGCGCGCCCTCGCGACCGCCGCGGAGGTCGACCGGCGCCGGGCGGCCGGCGAGGAGCTCGGCCCGCTCGCCGGCGTTCCCATCGCCATCAAGGACGTGCTCGTCACCGAGGGCATGCCCTCGACGGCCGGCTCGCGCATCCTCGAGGGGTGGATCCCGCCCTACGACGCCACGCCGGTGCGGCTCGTCCGCGAGGCCGGCCTGGTCCCGCTCGGCAAGACCAACATGGACGAGTTCGCGATGGGCTCCTCCACCGAGCACTCCGCGTACGGCCCGACCCACAACCCGTGGGACCTCGAGCGCATCCCCGGCGGCTCGGGCGGCGGCTCCGCGGCATCCGTCGCCAGCTTCGAGGCGCCGCTGGCGCTCGGCTCCGACACCGGCGGCTCGATCCGCCAGCCGGCGCACGTCACGGGCACCGTCGGCGTGAAGCCCACGTACGGCGCCGTCAGCCGCTACGGCTCGATCGCGCTCGCCTCGTCGCTCGACCAGATCGGCCCCGTCACCCGCACGGTGCTCGACGCGGCCCTGCTCCACGATGTGATCGCGGGGCACGACCCCCATGACTCCACGTCGATCCCCGACGCGTGGCCGTCCATGGCCGATGCGGTGCGGCGGGCGGATGTCGCGGGTCTGCGCATCGGCGTCGTCAAGGAGCTCGACTCCGACGGCTTCCAGGCGGGCGTGCGGCAGCGGTTCCACGAGTCGCTGGAGCTCCTCGAGCGCAACGGCGCCGAGATCGTCGAGGTCTCGGCCCCGCACTTCGAGTACGCGATCGCGGCGTACTACCTGATCCTCCCGGCCGAGGCATCCTCCAACCTGGCGAAGTTCGACTCGGTGCGCTTCGGCCTGCGGGTCACGCCCGACGGCGGCGGCACGGTCGAGCAGGTCATGGCCGCCACGCGCGAGGCCGGGTTCGGCCCCGAGGTGAAGCGCCGAATCATCCTCGGCACCTACGCGCTGTCGGCCGGCTACTACGACGCGTACTACGGCAGCGCGCAGAAGGTGCGCACCCTCGTTCAGCGCGACTTCGACGCCGCGTTCGCGAACGTCGACGTGCTGGCCACACCGACCGCGCCCACCACCGCGTTCAAGCTGGGCGAGAAGCTCGACGACCCGCTGGCGATGTACCTCAACGACGTCGCCACTATCCCGGCGAATCTCGCGGGCGTGCCCGGCATCTCGGTGCCCGCCGGCCTGGCGCCTGAAGACGGCCTGCCGGTCGGCATCCAGTTCCTCGCGCCAGCGCGCGAGGACGCCCGCCTCTACAACGTGGGCGGCGCACTCGAGCGGCTGCTGCTCGCCGAATGGGGCCGGCCCATCCTCGACGGGCTCCCCGACCTCAGCACCCATGAACTGCTCGCGACCGAGGAGGGCGCCGTCTGA
- a CDS encoding energy-coupling factor transporter transmembrane component T, which produces MSIAAVRPGLPLATVNPVAKVAATVPLSIVLVLTLDVVSATVAIICEIVLFTAVGLGGLLWSPRTLPVWLAAPLTGLSMVLYGAPSGEVLWDFGVIHITEGSVQIGLATTARVIAIALPAVVLFLTIDPTDLADGLAQTLRLPARFVLGALAALRLVGSSVDDWRTLRLARRARGIGDRGAIVRGLGQAFALLVLAIRRGSTLATAMEARAFGAPGPRTWARAAKFGGIEWLVIAAGCLVAAVSATAAVATGSWNVIWS; this is translated from the coding sequence ATGAGCATCGCCGCGGTCCGGCCCGGCCTGCCGCTCGCGACGGTGAATCCCGTCGCCAAGGTGGCCGCCACCGTGCCCCTGAGCATCGTGCTCGTCCTCACCCTCGACGTGGTCTCGGCGACGGTCGCGATCATCTGCGAGATCGTGCTGTTCACCGCCGTCGGCCTTGGCGGGCTGCTCTGGTCGCCGCGCACGCTGCCGGTGTGGCTCGCAGCACCGCTCACCGGTCTCAGCATGGTGCTCTACGGCGCTCCGTCTGGCGAGGTCCTCTGGGACTTCGGCGTGATCCACATCACCGAGGGATCGGTGCAGATCGGGCTGGCGACGACCGCGCGCGTCATCGCGATCGCGCTGCCGGCAGTGGTGCTGTTCCTCACCATCGACCCCACCGATCTGGCCGACGGCCTCGCGCAGACCCTGCGGCTGCCGGCCCGTTTCGTGCTGGGGGCGCTTGCTGCCCTGCGCCTCGTCGGGTCCTCCGTCGACGACTGGCGCACCCTGCGGCTCGCCAGGCGAGCCCGGGGAATTGGCGATCGCGGCGCGATCGTGCGCGGTCTCGGCCAGGCGTTCGCCCTGCTGGTGCTCGCCATCCGGCGGGGGAGCACACTCGCGACCGCCATGGAGGCGCGGGCCTTCGGGGCGCCCGGCCCGCGCACCTGGGCGCGAGCGGCGAAGTTCGGTGGCATCGAATGGCTGGTCATCGCCGCCGGATGCCTCGTGGCGGCGGTGTCGGCCACCGCGGCCGTCGCCACAGGGAGCTGGAATGTCATCTGGTCCTGA
- a CDS encoding alkaline phosphatase family protein, with protein sequence MGDEDSRPDETADDGTGHEADDGHSGGRTGASRREFLRIGGAAAAGAVVGGAAGAAVGHSIGYSRGVDEFVPLSAPQKAGFDHLVVLMGENRSFDNLLGYLYTADDLPDGETFEGLAFGDHQNTAPDGTVVAAHVYEGSTDEIMGRPNPDPGEAFPHVNTQLFGTIDPPSNATAEMHEMKEPYNTPAKSATGDMSGFLTDYWNHFTTLRKGAAPSADEAKHIMGSFSPQMLPVLSTLAKNFAVYDHWHCAVPSQTFCNRSFFHASTSHGFVTNEQGGGYDKWLDAPAAPTVFNRLEDAGVSWRIYFDELQLVSFTGVLHAPSLEPYWRTAHFATMSQFYEDVREGRLPAYAFIEPRMTYNHNDFHPPVGKLKEDVVAGEDVVDSAISDVRAGEALVHQVYDAIRTSASPSGSNAMNTMFLITFDEHGGTYDHVTPPEATPPHDDSNGEMGFGFDRLGCRVPAIAVSAFTRAGTIVHDEMHHAAVIATLSRLHGLDPLTQRDVDAKDLFNVVNLEKPRQPVTWPSTTPQFIPPNPQAEAPHPANAHKDKPLSPPAQGLLGLLIAKYGSPDDPVPQTYADAYELLHKYGVGLFGKP encoded by the coding sequence GTGGGCGACGAGGACAGCCGGCCCGATGAGACTGCCGATGACGGCACGGGTCATGAGGCCGACGACGGCCATTCCGGCGGTCGAACCGGTGCCTCCCGTCGCGAATTCCTGCGGATCGGCGGGGCAGCGGCCGCGGGCGCGGTGGTCGGCGGGGCGGCCGGCGCGGCGGTGGGCCATTCGATCGGCTATTCGCGCGGCGTGGACGAGTTCGTGCCCCTCAGCGCGCCGCAGAAGGCGGGGTTCGACCACCTCGTCGTGCTGATGGGCGAGAACCGCTCGTTCGACAACCTGCTCGGCTACCTCTACACCGCAGACGACCTGCCCGACGGCGAGACCTTCGAGGGCCTCGCGTTCGGCGACCACCAGAACACGGCGCCCGACGGCACGGTCGTGGCGGCGCACGTGTACGAGGGCTCGACCGACGAGATCATGGGCCGCCCGAACCCCGACCCGGGCGAGGCGTTCCCGCACGTGAACACCCAGTTGTTCGGCACCATCGACCCGCCGAGCAACGCGACGGCCGAGATGCACGAGATGAAGGAGCCCTACAACACGCCGGCGAAGTCGGCCACCGGTGACATGTCGGGCTTCCTCACCGACTACTGGAACCACTTCACGACCCTGCGCAAGGGCGCGGCGCCGTCAGCCGACGAGGCGAAGCACATCATGGGGTCGTTCTCGCCGCAGATGCTGCCCGTGCTGTCGACGCTCGCGAAGAACTTCGCGGTCTACGACCACTGGCACTGCGCGGTGCCGTCGCAGACCTTCTGCAACCGCTCGTTCTTCCACGCGTCGACGTCGCACGGATTCGTGACCAACGAGCAGGGCGGCGGCTACGACAAGTGGCTCGACGCGCCCGCGGCTCCCACGGTCTTCAACCGGCTCGAGGACGCCGGCGTGTCCTGGCGCATCTACTTCGACGAGCTCCAGCTCGTCTCGTTCACCGGCGTGCTGCACGCCCCGTCGCTCGAGCCGTACTGGCGCACCGCGCACTTCGCCACGATGAGCCAGTTCTACGAGGATGTGCGAGAGGGTCGGCTGCCGGCCTACGCGTTCATCGAGCCGCGTATGACGTACAACCACAACGACTTCCACCCGCCGGTCGGCAAGCTGAAGGAAGACGTGGTCGCGGGCGAGGACGTCGTGGACTCCGCGATCTCCGATGTCCGAGCCGGCGAGGCGCTCGTGCACCAGGTCTACGACGCGATCAGGACGAGTGCCTCGCCCAGTGGCTCGAACGCCATGAACACCATGTTCCTCATCACGTTCGACGAGCACGGCGGCACGTACGACCACGTCACGCCGCCCGAGGCGACCCCGCCTCACGACGACTCGAACGGGGAGATGGGCTTCGGATTCGACCGGCTCGGATGCCGCGTGCCCGCGATCGCCGTCTCCGCGTTCACCCGTGCCGGCACGATCGTGCATGACGAGATGCACCACGCTGCCGTCATCGCCACGTTGTCGCGCCTACACGGACTCGACCCGCTCACGCAGCGCGACGTCGACGCGAAGGACCTCTTCAACGTCGTGAACCTCGAGAAGCCGCGGCAGCCGGTCACCTGGCCGTCGACCACCCCGCAGTTCATCCCGCCGAATCCGCAGGCCGAGGCGCCGCATCCGGCGAACGCCCACAAGGACAAGCCGCTGAGCCCACCTGCGCAGGGACTGCTGGGCCTGCTGATCGCCAAGTACGGCTCGCCCGACGACCCGGTGCCCCAGACCTACGCCGACGCCTACGAGCTGCTGCACAAGTACGGCGTGGGCCTGTTCGGCAAGCCGTAG